In a single window of the Rhodoferax saidenbachensis genome:
- a CDS encoding DUF1328 domain-containing protein: protein MLHYAVVFFVIALIAALFGFGGIAASAVGIGKILFVVFLVLAVASYLFGFIKRG from the coding sequence ATGTTGCATTACGCCGTTGTCTTCTTTGTCATCGCCCTCATCGCCGCCCTGTTCGGCTTTGGTGGTATCGCCGCCAGTGCGGTAGGAATCGGCAAGATTCTGTTTGTTGTCTTCCTGGTTCTGGCCGTCGCCAGTTATCTGTTTGGCTTCATCAAACGCGGTTAA
- a CDS encoding FAD-binding oxidoreductase has product MSTHADLLETLRGIVGAANVLTEGDLSAWEMDWRKRERGKALAVVRPGNTDEVAQVVKACAAAKVSMVPQGGNTGMVVGSTPDATGEQVVLSLTRMNKIRTMDGGNLTVTVEAGCILQTLQEACEEAGYLFPLSLAAEGSCTIGGNLGTNAGGTQVVRFGNTRELCLGLEVVTAQGEVWNGLTGLRKDNTGYDLRHLFIGSEGTLGVITAAVMKLYPLPAAQLTALCAVPSLDAAVELLGLAHKTLSSGLTGFEVMGQFALSLVVKHFPQQRVPFHETSPYCVVLEHSDNVSESRAREQLERLLEAALEQGCATDAVVAENITQARALWHIRESIPLAQAQEGLNIKHDISIAVSRIPAFVQETDAALAQAFPGARLVNYGHLGDGNLHYNVQAPADTDAEAFLRDQEKPINALVYAAVDRYNGSISAEHGIGSLKRDKLAEHKSPVALALMRDIKKALDPHNLMNPGRVVNL; this is encoded by the coding sequence ATGAGTACACACGCAGACTTGTTGGAGACCCTGCGCGGCATCGTCGGAGCGGCAAACGTATTGACCGAAGGCGACCTGAGCGCCTGGGAGATGGACTGGCGCAAGCGTGAACGCGGCAAGGCTCTGGCTGTGGTGCGTCCTGGGAATACCGACGAAGTGGCCCAGGTGGTGAAAGCCTGCGCCGCAGCCAAAGTCAGCATGGTGCCGCAAGGCGGCAACACCGGCATGGTGGTGGGCTCCACACCCGACGCGACCGGCGAACAGGTGGTGCTGAGCCTCACGCGCATGAACAAGATCCGCACCATGGACGGCGGCAACCTGACCGTCACCGTGGAAGCCGGCTGCATTTTGCAGACGCTGCAGGAAGCCTGTGAAGAGGCTGGTTACCTGTTCCCACTGAGCCTGGCGGCCGAGGGCAGTTGCACCATTGGCGGCAACCTCGGCACCAATGCCGGCGGTACGCAAGTGGTGCGTTTTGGCAATACCCGCGAACTGTGTCTGGGCCTGGAAGTGGTCACCGCTCAGGGCGAGGTCTGGAACGGTCTGACTGGCCTGCGCAAGGACAACACCGGTTACGACCTGCGCCATCTGTTCATTGGCTCCGAAGGCACGCTCGGTGTCATCACTGCCGCGGTGATGAAGCTCTACCCGTTGCCTGCGGCACAACTCACTGCCCTGTGCGCGGTGCCGTCGCTGGACGCGGCCGTGGAACTGCTGGGCCTGGCGCACAAAACACTGAGCTCTGGCCTGACCGGTTTTGAGGTCATGGGCCAGTTTGCGCTGAGCCTGGTGGTCAAACACTTCCCGCAGCAGCGCGTGCCGTTTCACGAAACATCGCCCTATTGCGTGGTGCTGGAGCATTCCGACAACGTGTCCGAGTCGCGCGCCCGCGAGCAACTGGAGCGCCTGCTCGAAGCCGCGCTGGAACAGGGCTGCGCCACCGACGCGGTAGTGGCCGAGAACATCACACAAGCCCGCGCGTTGTGGCACATCCGCGAGAGCATTCCGCTGGCGCAGGCGCAGGAAGGCCTGAACATCAAACACGACATTTCCATTGCCGTGTCGCGCATTCCCGCCTTTGTGCAAGAGACCGATGCCGCGCTGGCGCAAGCCTTCCCCGGTGCGCGTCTGGTCAACTACGGCCACTTGGGCGATGGCAACCTGCACTACAACGTGCAAGCCCCCGCAGACACCGACGCGGAGGCCTTTTTGCGCGACCAGGAAAAACCCATCAATGCACTGGTCTACGCCGCAGTGGACCGCTACAACGGCTCCATCTCCGCCGAACACGGCATTGGCAGCTTGAAGCGCGACAAGCTGGCAGAACACAAATCGCCGGTGGCGCTGGCGCTGATGCGTGACATCAAGAAGGCCCTGGACCCGCACAACCTCATGAACCCTGGCCGCGTGGTGAATTTGTAA
- a CDS encoding YihY family inner membrane protein — protein MRTLERLRVWLQDVAKVPWLDAATTLRERFREDRLGLTASSLTFTTTIALVPFITVALAVFTAFPMFAKFQDVMQKWLIESLVPDNIARQVLGYLNQFAGKASKLGVAGLAVLLVTALALIFTIDRTLNSIWRVRTPRPFAQRVLLYWAAITLGPLLLGASLSMTSYAISASRSVVGGLPGGVALLLDILQFALVACGMAAMFRFVPNTYVRWGHAWMGGLFVATCLEVAKKGLALYLSKVPTYSVVYGAFATVPILLVWIYVAWVIVLLGAALTAYVPSLIAGIPRKRSGYGWEFQVALEILQQLDRVRQGEQKGLTMGQLSAALQSDSLRLEPILESLVGLDWIAQLQETRDASGEARFVLLVDPQQTTLEPLLRTLLLPVNLVTENIYKKGLWSASSLREAL, from the coding sequence ATGCGAACCCTTGAACGTTTGAGAGTCTGGCTGCAGGATGTGGCCAAGGTGCCCTGGCTGGACGCCGCTACCACCCTGCGCGAGCGTTTCCGCGAGGACCGTCTGGGCCTGACCGCCAGTAGCTTGACCTTTACCACCACGATTGCGCTGGTGCCGTTCATCACCGTGGCGTTGGCGGTGTTCACCGCTTTCCCCATGTTTGCCAAGTTCCAGGACGTGATGCAGAAGTGGCTGATAGAGAGCCTGGTGCCCGACAACATTGCGCGCCAGGTGCTGGGCTACCTCAACCAATTTGCCGGCAAGGCCAGCAAACTGGGTGTGGCCGGTCTGGCGGTGCTGCTGGTGACCGCGCTGGCGCTGATCTTCACGATTGACCGCACGCTCAACAGTATCTGGCGGGTGCGCACACCGCGCCCCTTTGCGCAACGCGTGCTGCTGTACTGGGCGGCCATCACGCTGGGGCCGCTGCTGCTGGGTGCCAGCCTGAGCATGACCTCGTATGCCATCTCGGCATCCCGGAGTGTGGTTGGCGGTTTGCCCGGTGGTGTGGCCTTGTTGCTCGACATTTTGCAATTTGCGCTGGTGGCGTGCGGCATGGCGGCGATGTTCCGCTTTGTGCCCAACACCTATGTGCGCTGGGGCCATGCCTGGATGGGCGGACTGTTTGTCGCGACCTGTCTGGAGGTGGCCAAAAAAGGGCTGGCGCTGTACCTGAGCAAGGTGCCGACCTACTCGGTGGTCTACGGCGCTTTCGCCACCGTTCCGATTCTGCTGGTGTGGATTTATGTGGCCTGGGTCATCGTGCTGCTGGGTGCAGCGCTGACGGCCTATGTGCCCAGCCTGATTGCCGGCATCCCGCGCAAGCGCAGCGGATATGGATGGGAATTTCAGGTGGCGCTTGAAATACTGCAGCAGCTCGATCGGGTGCGCCAGGGAGAGCAGAAGGGCCTGACCATGGGGCAACTCAGCGCGGCGCTGCAGAGCGATTCGCTGCGTCTGGAGCCGATACTGGAATCTCTGGTGGGGCTGGACTGGATTGCGCAACTGCAAGAGACCCGGGATGCGTCAGGCGAGGCGCGGTTTGTGTTGCTGGTCGATCCGCAGCAGACGACCCTGGAGCCGTTGTTGCGTACCTTGCTGCTGCCGGTCAATCTGGTGACCGAAAATATATACAAAAAAGGCCTGTGGTCGGCATCCAGCCTGCGTGAGGCGCTATGA
- a CDS encoding MFS transporter: MLHWILLGIVYVSFISLGLPDGVLGVAWPAIRADMGQPLAAVGVITITMTVCSASASLFASRIVQRIGTGAVVASSCLMTAPALVGFSYAPSFAWLVLLAIPLGLGAGAVDASLNHFVAAHYSSRHMNWLHGFWGVGATTGPLIMGLALASAAGWTAGARAIGFIQLGLAVVLWLTLSLWSKEHSKPPVEEGAHDTPHHVKPVRPVALWLAPLTFLFYVAAEMGTGLWAASILVGTRGLTTTEAGLWVSLYFGSITAGRFGVGLVANRLGNRKLVRLGIGLATVGAAVFALPGVPAALSMAGLVLMGLGCAPVFPSLMHETARRFPDRIASMVIGRQMGFAYAGGSVIPAIFGLLATWAGLNAVMPVVVVLLLALLALTAALDRMT; this comes from the coding sequence ATGTTGCATTGGATTCTGCTGGGCATTGTGTATGTGTCCTTTATCAGTCTGGGCCTGCCCGATGGGGTTTTAGGCGTCGCCTGGCCCGCCATCCGGGCCGACATGGGCCAGCCGCTGGCAGCCGTGGGCGTCATCACCATCACCATGACGGTGTGTTCAGCCAGCGCCAGCCTCTTTGCGAGCCGCATCGTGCAGCGCATCGGCACGGGTGCTGTGGTCGCCAGCAGCTGCCTGATGACGGCACCGGCACTGGTCGGTTTTTCCTACGCGCCTTCGTTTGCCTGGCTGGTGCTGCTGGCCATTCCGCTGGGCCTGGGTGCCGGTGCGGTGGACGCCAGCCTGAACCACTTTGTCGCGGCGCATTACTCGTCACGCCACATGAACTGGCTGCACGGTTTCTGGGGCGTTGGTGCCACCACCGGCCCGCTGATCATGGGCCTGGCACTGGCCAGCGCCGCCGGCTGGACTGCGGGCGCACGCGCCATTGGGTTCATACAACTAGGGCTGGCCGTGGTGCTGTGGCTCACGCTGTCACTGTGGTCCAAGGAGCATTCCAAACCACCGGTCGAAGAAGGTGCACACGACACGCCCCACCACGTCAAACCCGTGCGCCCTGTGGCGCTGTGGCTGGCACCACTGACCTTTTTGTTTTATGTCGCCGCCGAGATGGGCACCGGCCTGTGGGCTGCCAGTATTCTGGTCGGCACGCGCGGGCTGACCACGACCGAAGCGGGATTGTGGGTGTCGCTGTATTTCGGTTCTATCACCGCAGGGCGCTTTGGCGTGGGCCTGGTGGCCAACCGCCTGGGCAACCGCAAACTGGTGCGCTTGGGGATAGGCTTGGCCACCGTCGGGGCAGCCGTGTTTGCCCTGCCCGGTGTGCCTGCGGCTCTTTCCATGGCCGGGTTGGTGCTGATGGGCCTGGGCTGTGCGCCGGTATTTCCGTCCCTGATGCATGAAACGGCGCGCCGCTTCCCCGACCGAATAGCCAGCATGGTGATAGGCCGCCAGATGGGTTTTGCCTACGCTGGTGGCTCGGTCATACCCGCGATTTTTGGTTTGCTGGCCACCTGGGCCGGACTGAACGCCGTGATGCCCGTCGTGGTGGTGTTGCTGCTGGCCCTGTTGGCACTCACCGCGGCGCTCGACCGCATGACCTGA
- a CDS encoding CHASE3 domain-containing protein — MIRTIQRNPLLIALACAAAAAMVFVSEGSYWQSVSTLENLNSMGTARSQIQSLERSLLNAETGQRGYLLTQRPEYLEPYKKALTDIEAAYGVLKPYYGADPATQEILKRLQGLTETRLSELALTLKLSQQGQGKSGQEILLTDIGREKMDAIRATSAELLDYQTRAVASRRAALFQTLALGRIGIALLSAFSLLALFFYLRQSLAFKLQQLELQRVVQQERDRLEVEVTQRTAELRQLAQHLQTAREDERQRLARNLHDDLGSLLTSAKLDAARIKSRLASTSPESLELLAHLVGTLNSGIALGRRIIEDLRPSSLSNLGLVAALEILAREYADHSGVAVHCDLQPVKLQASAELMIYRLVQEGITNISKYAQASNVWVTLGMRDGQVEISVRDDGIGFDTTAKRLSAYGLVGMRFRVEAEGGHLRLMSAPGQGTQIRAVLPEFSIPSV, encoded by the coding sequence ATGATTCGCACCATTCAACGCAACCCGCTCCTGATTGCACTGGCCTGCGCAGCCGCTGCGGCCATGGTATTTGTCAGCGAAGGCTCTTACTGGCAATCCGTTTCCACGCTGGAGAACCTGAACAGCATGGGCACCGCGCGTTCACAGATCCAGTCGCTGGAGCGCAGCCTGCTCAATGCCGAGACCGGCCAGCGCGGCTACCTGCTGACCCAACGCCCCGAATACCTGGAACCTTACAAGAAGGCGCTGACGGATATTGAAGCCGCCTACGGTGTGCTCAAACCATACTATGGCGCAGACCCTGCTACCCAGGAAATCCTCAAGCGCCTGCAGGGTCTGACAGAGACCCGACTGTCCGAGCTGGCGCTGACGCTGAAGCTGAGTCAACAGGGCCAGGGCAAGTCGGGCCAGGAAATCCTGCTCACCGATATTGGCCGGGAAAAGATGGATGCCATCCGCGCCACCAGTGCCGAGCTGCTGGATTACCAGACCCGGGCCGTCGCCTCGCGCCGTGCGGCGCTTTTCCAAACCCTGGCACTGGGTCGCATCGGTATTGCGCTGCTCAGCGCATTCAGCCTGCTGGCGCTGTTTTTCTACCTGCGCCAGTCTTTGGCCTTCAAATTGCAGCAACTGGAACTGCAACGCGTGGTGCAACAGGAACGCGACCGCCTGGAAGTGGAAGTGACCCAGCGCACCGCCGAACTGCGGCAGCTCGCGCAGCACCTGCAGACCGCACGTGAAGACGAACGCCAGCGGCTCGCGCGCAACCTGCACGATGATCTGGGTTCATTGTTGACCTCGGCCAAACTCGATGCTGCCCGCATCAAGTCGCGGCTGGCCAGCACCTCGCCCGAAAGCCTGGAGCTGCTGGCCCACCTTGTCGGTACGCTCAACAGCGGCATCGCGCTGGGCCGGCGCATCATCGAAGACCTGCGCCCGTCCTCACTGAGCAATCTGGGGCTGGTGGCGGCGCTGGAAATTCTGGCGCGGGAGTATGCCGACCATTCCGGTGTCGCCGTGCACTGCGATTTGCAGCCGGTGAAATTGCAGGCGTCGGCCGAACTGATGATCTACCGCCTGGTTCAGGAAGGTATTACCAATATCAGCAAATATGCCCAGGCCAGCAATGTCTGGGTCACCCTGGGAATGCGCGATGGCCAGGTGGAAATATCGGTGCGCGACGACGGCATCGGTTTCGACACCACGGCCAAACGCCTGTCGGCCTATGGCCTGGTCGGCATGCGCTTTCGGGTGGAGGCAGAAGGTGGCCACCTGCGTCTGATGTCGGCCCCGGGGCAGGGCACACAGATACGCGCAGTACTGCCGGAGTTTTCTATCCCCTCTGTCTGA
- a CDS encoding dihydrofolate reductase has protein sequence MASVNTAGPRLHLIYARAANGVIGKDGTLPWHLPEDLAHFKRTTLGCPVIMGRKTWDSLPPRFRPLPGRTNIVVTRQENWHENGAQPAQDLHKALQLCEQSADVWVIGGAQLYALTEPLASTAVVTEIEKDFEGDAFAPALGTAWRETARERHVAASGLPFSFVTYTRNQV, from the coding sequence ATGGCAAGCGTGAACACCGCAGGCCCACGCCTGCATCTGATCTACGCCCGCGCTGCGAATGGCGTGATTGGCAAGGACGGCACCCTGCCCTGGCATTTGCCGGAAGACCTGGCCCATTTCAAGCGCACCACGCTAGGTTGCCCGGTCATCATGGGGCGCAAGACCTGGGACTCACTGCCGCCGCGGTTCCGCCCGCTGCCGGGACGTACCAACATCGTCGTCACACGCCAGGAAAATTGGCATGAAAATGGCGCCCAGCCCGCACAGGACCTGCACAAGGCGCTACAACTTTGTGAGCAATCTGCGGATGTGTGGGTGATCGGTGGTGCCCAGTTGTATGCACTGACCGAGCCACTGGCCAGCACGGCAGTTGTCACCGAGATCGAGAAAGACTTTGAAGGCGATGCCTTTGCCCCCGCCCTGGGCACGGCCTGGCGGGAAACGGCGCGTGAACGGCATGTGGCTGCGAGTGGACTGCCGTTCAGCTTTGTGACTTACACGCGCAACCAAGTTTGA
- a CDS encoding alpha/beta fold hydrolase, with protein sequence MKLTVNGAAAYCYTGGKPFNPTQPTVVFIHGVINDHSVWILQSRYFANHGWNVLAVDLPGHCRSEGEAPASVEAAAAFIAALLDAAGVQKAALVGHSWGSLIALETAGQLKDRISHLALVGTAYPMKVSQPLLDAALNESEKALHMVNVFSRSSLAPPVAPGTWSFGGGLALGRRVIASNTKVNVFHRGFSACNNYANGEQAMEQITCPVLFLLGAMDQMTMPKAAQTLIDKAKSSGKMHSVVRLAVGHSQMTEAPEATLAALKAFLNA encoded by the coding sequence ATGAAGCTCACCGTCAACGGCGCTGCCGCGTACTGCTATACCGGCGGCAAGCCCTTCAACCCCACACAACCTACTGTCGTATTCATCCACGGCGTCATCAACGACCACAGCGTCTGGATTTTGCAGAGCCGCTACTTTGCGAACCACGGCTGGAATGTATTGGCGGTCGACCTGCCGGGCCATTGCCGCAGCGAAGGCGAAGCACCCGCCAGCGTAGAAGCGGCGGCTGCCTTCATTGCCGCTTTGCTGGATGCAGCGGGCGTGCAAAAAGCGGCATTGGTAGGCCACAGTTGGGGTTCGCTGATTGCGCTGGAAACAGCCGGGCAACTGAAGGATCGCATCAGCCATCTGGCGCTGGTTGGCACGGCCTACCCGATGAAGGTCTCGCAACCATTGCTGGACGCGGCGCTGAACGAGTCTGAGAAGGCTTTGCACATGGTCAATGTGTTTTCACGCAGCTCATTGGCGCCGCCCGTGGCGCCTGGCACCTGGAGTTTTGGTGGCGGCCTCGCATTGGGACGCCGAGTGATTGCCAGCAACACAAAGGTCAACGTGTTTCACCGCGGCTTCTCTGCCTGCAACAACTATGCGAATGGCGAACAGGCCATGGAGCAGATCACCTGCCCCGTGCTGTTCTTGCTCGGCGCGATGGACCAAATGACGATGCCGAAGGCCGCACAAACCCTGATCGACAAAGCGAAATCCAGTGGGAAAATGCATTCAGTCGTTCGGCTGGCTGTGGGCCACAGCCAGATGACGGAAGCGCCTGAGGCCACATTGGCTGCGCTCAAAGCGTTTCTCAACGCTTGA
- a CDS encoding thymidylate synthase: MTTDAPQHPIRSQYEDFMRHVYTTGVAKSDRTGTGTKSVFGYQMRFDLNEGFPLVTTKKVHLRSIIQELLWFLTGSSNNNWLKERGVSIWDEWAKADGDLGPVYGVQWRSWPTPDGGHIDQIADVIKTLKTNPDSRRIIVSAWNVAELNKMALMPCHAFFQFYVAPAETAGGKGKLSCQLYQRSADIFLGVPFNIASYALLTHMVAQQCDLDVGDFIWTGGDCHIYSNHHEQVELQLSRAPMAYPTLHIKRKPDSIFDYQYEDFEVLDYQSHAAIKAPVAV; this comes from the coding sequence ATGACCACCGACGCCCCCCAGCACCCCATCCGCAGCCAGTACGAAGACTTCATGCGCCACGTGTACACCACAGGCGTGGCCAAATCCGACCGCACCGGCACGGGCACGAAAAGCGTGTTTGGCTACCAGATGCGTTTCGATCTGAATGAAGGTTTTCCGCTGGTGACCACCAAGAAGGTGCACCTGCGTTCCATCATTCAGGAACTGCTGTGGTTTCTGACCGGATCCAGCAACAACAACTGGCTTAAGGAACGCGGCGTATCGATCTGGGACGAATGGGCCAAGGCCGATGGCGATTTGGGCCCGGTCTACGGCGTGCAGTGGCGCAGTTGGCCTACGCCGGACGGCGGCCATATTGACCAGATTGCCGACGTCATCAAGACGCTGAAGACCAACCCCGATTCGCGCCGCATCATCGTCAGCGCCTGGAACGTGGCCGAACTCAACAAGATGGCGCTGATGCCGTGCCATGCTTTCTTCCAGTTCTACGTGGCACCCGCAGAGACCGCAGGTGGCAAAGGCAAATTGAGCTGCCAGCTGTACCAGCGCAGCGCAGATATCTTCCTGGGTGTGCCCTTCAACATAGCCAGCTATGCGCTGCTGACCCACATGGTCGCGCAGCAGTGTGACCTGGACGTGGGCGACTTCATCTGGACGGGTGGCGACTGCCATATCTACAGCAACCACCACGAACAGGTGGAACTGCAATTGAGCCGTGCGCCCATGGCCTACCCCACGCTCCACATCAAGCGCAAGCCGGATTCGATCTTTGATTATCAGTACGAAGATTTTGAAGTGCTGGACTACCAAAGCCACGCGGCCATCAAGGCGCCTGTGGCGGTCTGA
- a CDS encoding glycine zipper 2TM domain-containing protein yields the protein MKTTYKTLSTAMTVLALVALTGCAGMTAREKSTATGAVIGGVAGSVMGGGVLGTAAGAAAGGVIGNQVGK from the coding sequence ATGAAAACTACATACAAAACACTTTCCACCGCAATGACTGTTCTGGCGCTTGTCGCTCTCACCGGATGCGCTGGCATGACGGCCCGCGAAAAAAGCACAGCCACAGGCGCGGTCATTGGCGGTGTCGCCGGCAGCGTGATGGGTGGTGGTGTGCTGGGTACTGCAGCCGGTGCAGCAGCAGGCGGCGTCATCGGCAATCAGGTCGGCAAATAA
- a CDS encoding response regulator transcription factor yields MQALKAYLVEDSPVIQQSLIATLEELASVNVVGIAEDEQGAVQWLSEPGNKAHLVIVDIFLSGGSGLGVLKAAHQMQQGRHLVVLSNYATKDMRTRCLALGAERVFDKSTEIDALIEYCTELAGHDVSGPSELRA; encoded by the coding sequence ATGCAAGCGCTCAAGGCCTATCTGGTCGAAGACAGTCCCGTCATACAGCAGAGCCTCATCGCAACGCTGGAGGAATTGGCGTCGGTGAATGTTGTGGGCATTGCCGAAGACGAACAAGGCGCCGTGCAGTGGCTGTCGGAGCCGGGCAACAAGGCCCATCTGGTCATCGTGGATATTTTTCTCAGCGGTGGTTCAGGCTTGGGGGTCCTCAAGGCAGCCCACCAGATGCAGCAGGGGCGCCACCTGGTGGTGCTGAGCAACTACGCTACCAAGGACATGCGCACGCGATGCCTGGCACTGGGCGCAGAGCGGGTATTTGACAAATCCACCGAGATTGATGCGCTGATCGAGTACTGCACCGAACTGGCCGGCCATGATGTCTCCGGCCCCTCCGAATTGCGGGCATGA
- a CDS encoding DUF2069 domain-containing protein codes for MNAHRPSSPITPPPNYAFDTVRLTRWLAVGSLLGLIILGAAWELVLAPIRPGGSWLALKVLPLCIPLAGLLKNRMYTYRWVSLMVWIYFTEGVVRAWSDRAPGNYLAMLEVALCLALFVACALHVRLRFKNARALAADSGDITP; via the coding sequence ATGAACGCACACCGCCCTTCCTCCCCGATTACTCCTCCCCCAAATTACGCTTTTGACACCGTACGACTCACCCGCTGGCTGGCCGTGGGCAGCCTGTTGGGCCTGATTATTCTGGGCGCAGCTTGGGAACTGGTGCTGGCCCCGATCCGCCCCGGCGGCTCCTGGCTGGCGCTCAAGGTACTGCCCCTGTGCATTCCGCTGGCCGGCCTGCTGAAGAACCGCATGTACACCTACCGCTGGGTCAGCCTGATGGTGTGGATCTACTTCACCGAAGGCGTGGTGCGCGCCTGGAGCGACCGCGCGCCCGGCAACTACCTGGCCATGCTGGAGGTCGCCTTGTGCCTGGCCCTGTTTGTCGCCTGCGCCCTGCATGTGCGCCTGCGCTTCAAGAACGCGCGGGCACTGGCAGCCGACTCTGGAGATATCACACCATGA
- a CDS encoding DUF962 domain-containing protein, which produces MNTAIETSAAADPKQMTSFAEFYPFYLSEHSDLTCRRLHFVGSSLVLASLLLFFVTGLVIFLFTAPLWGYGFAWIGHFGFEKNKPASFKRPLYSFMGDWVMYKDILTGKVKI; this is translated from the coding sequence ATGAACACCGCCATTGAAACCAGCGCCGCGGCAGACCCGAAGCAAATGACTTCGTTTGCCGAGTTCTACCCGTTCTACCTGAGCGAACACAGTGACCTGACCTGCCGCCGCCTGCACTTCGTGGGCTCGTCCCTGGTGCTGGCCAGCCTGCTGCTGTTTTTTGTGACCGGTCTGGTGATCTTCCTGTTCACCGCACCGCTGTGGGGTTACGGTTTTGCCTGGATCGGCCATTTCGGCTTTGAGAAAAACAAACCCGCCAGCTTCAAGCGCCCGCTCTACAGCTTCATGGGCGACTGGGTCATGTACAAGGACATCCTGACCGGCAAGGTCAAGATCTGA
- a CDS encoding response regulator, translated as MIRIAIVDDHAMVRAGLRQFFADQEDFCVVAEATNGREALDIVRQGEVDVMLMDISMPDHSGVDALAAIKARAPDLPVLILSGFAEVHYATTLLRQGASGYLNKDCDPEDIVKAIRTVHRGRKFITPGVAELLAEGLGDGGDKPLHEQLSERELQVFLRLARGETVGHIATSMSLSVKTVSTYRTRVMEKMKLESNSDLTYYGLKNGLIQ; from the coding sequence ATGATTCGAATTGCCATCGTAGACGACCACGCCATGGTCCGTGCCGGACTGCGGCAGTTTTTTGCCGACCAGGAGGACTTCTGTGTGGTGGCGGAAGCGACCAACGGGCGCGAGGCGTTGGACATCGTGCGCCAAGGTGAGGTGGACGTGATGTTGATGGACATTTCCATGCCGGACCACAGCGGTGTGGACGCGCTGGCGGCGATCAAGGCGCGGGCACCGGACCTGCCGGTGCTGATCCTGAGCGGTTTTGCGGAAGTGCATTACGCCACCACGTTGTTGCGCCAGGGCGCCAGCGGTTACCTGAACAAGGACTGTGATCCCGAAGACATCGTCAAGGCTATCCGCACCGTGCACCGCGGGCGCAAGTTCATCACACCTGGGGTGGCTGAGCTGCTGGCTGAAGGCCTGGGCGATGGCGGTGACAAGCCCTTGCATGAACAACTGTCGGAGCGTGAGCTGCAGGTCTTCCTGCGGCTGGCCCGGGGCGAAACCGTAGGCCATATCGCCACCAGCATGTCGCTGAGTGTGAAGACGGTGAGTACCTACCGCACCCGTGTGATGGAAAAGATGAAGCTGGAGTCCAACAGCGACCTGACCTACTACGGTCTGAAGAACGGCCTGATTCAGTAA